One Kineococcus aurantiacus genomic window carries:
- a CDS encoding antitoxin, which yields MPDFGDISEKASDAAIDKAGDAVDQKTGGDHADQVDKAQETVDHKIGE from the coding sequence ATGCCCGACTTCGGCGACATCAGCGAGAAGGCCAGCGACGCCGCGATCGACAAGGCCGGCGACGCGGTCGACCAGAAGACCGGTGGCGACCACGCCGACCAGGTCGACAAGGCCCAGGAGACGGTGGACCACAAGATCGGCGAGTGA